The Thermoleophilaceae bacterium genome includes a window with the following:
- a CDS encoding protein-L-isoaspartate(D-aspartate) O-methyltransferase — protein sequence MTPRRSGTTSTDDEDHARRRRRMVERQLRARGIEDERVLAAMGEVPRERFVPPEVQRRAYRDGALQIAEGQTISQPWIVAFMTAVLELDGPERVLEVGTGSGYGAAVISRCCREVVTIERHRALADAARALIGELGYDNVEVRHGDGAEGAPDHAPFDGIAVTAASTGEPPPALMRQLAPEGLLVCPVQRGGRELLSRFRKDGDAEALVPVRFVPLVSGDA from the coding sequence ATGACCCCTCGGCGCTCCGGAACTACGTCTACTGACGACGAGGACCACGCGCGGCGGCGGCGGCGCATGGTGGAGCGCCAGCTGCGCGCGCGGGGGATCGAGGACGAACGCGTGCTCGCGGCCATGGGGGAGGTGCCGCGAGAGCGGTTCGTGCCCCCCGAGGTGCAGCGCCGGGCCTACCGCGACGGTGCTCTGCAGATCGCGGAGGGGCAGACGATCTCGCAGCCCTGGATCGTGGCGTTCATGACCGCTGTGCTCGAGCTGGACGGCCCCGAGCGGGTGCTCGAGGTGGGCACGGGATCGGGCTACGGGGCGGCGGTGATCTCGCGCTGCTGCCGCGAGGTGGTGACGATCGAGCGCCACCGGGCCCTGGCGGACGCTGCCCGCGCCCTGATCGGCGAGCTCGGCTACGACAACGTGGAGGTGCGCCACGGCGACGGCGCCGAGGGCGCCCCCGACCATGCGCCCTTCGACGGCATCGCGGTGACCGCCGCCTCCACCGGCGAGCCGCCGCCCGCGCTCATGCGGCAGCTCGCGCCGGAGGGGCTTCTCGTCTGCCCGGTGCAGCGCGGCGGCCGGGAGCTCCTGAGCCGCTTCCGCAAGGACGGCGACGCCGAGGCGCTCGTGCCCGTGCGGTTCGTCCCGCTCGTGAGCGGCGACGCGTGA
- a CDS encoding NUDIX hydrolase has product MIREFSAGGVVVRRFRGRPYLAAVRLKGGTVLALPKGHIDKEESSEQAARREVREEAGVDSELLEKLGPVRYWYVRDGERVLKVVTFFLFRYRSGSVADHDDEVEGAEWIPLDEAPARLSYRGEREIAAAALSVLTDSR; this is encoded by the coding sequence GTGATCCGCGAGTTCTCCGCGGGCGGGGTGGTCGTGCGCCGCTTCCGCGGGCGGCCGTACCTCGCCGCGGTGCGCCTGAAGGGCGGCACCGTGCTCGCCCTGCCCAAGGGACACATCGACAAGGAGGAGAGCAGCGAGCAGGCCGCCCGGCGCGAGGTGCGGGAGGAGGCGGGCGTGGACTCCGAGCTGCTGGAGAAGCTCGGCCCGGTGCGGTACTGGTACGTGCGCGACGGCGAGCGCGTGCTCAAGGTGGTCACGTTCTTCCTCTTTCGCTACCGCTCCGGCAGCGTCGCAGACCACGACGACGAGGTGGAGGGCGCGGAGTGGATACCGCTCGACGAAGCGCCCGCCCGGCTCAGCTACAGGGGCGAGCGCGAGATCGCCGCGGCGGCGCTGTCCGTGCTCACGGACTCCCGCTAG
- a CDS encoding ASCH domain-containing protein, which produces MFVLNFYSPVFIDQLRRGRKTATIRLGDKSRKYRKGEVVYVTVGFQHSPREKIFEAVIDSVEVKRVSELSPRDIEHDNPEFRRRDETVHFLEQIYGRPVGEEDIVTVVRFSAISQRSSEMSERLRPGSAPQN; this is translated from the coding sequence ATGTTCGTCCTGAACTTCTATTCGCCGGTGTTCATCGACCAGCTCCGGCGCGGGCGAAAGACCGCCACGATCCGGCTTGGGGACAAGAGCCGCAAGTACCGCAAGGGCGAGGTCGTGTACGTCACGGTGGGCTTCCAGCACTCCCCGCGGGAGAAGATCTTCGAGGCCGTGATCGACAGCGTCGAGGTCAAGCGCGTGAGCGAGCTCTCCCCGCGCGACATCGAGCACGACAACCCCGAGTTCCGCCGCCGCGACGAGACGGTGCACTTCCTCGAGCAGATCTACGGCCGGCCCGTGGGTGAGGAGGACATCGTCACCGTCGTGCGCTTCTCGGCCATCAGCCAGCGCTCGTCGGAGATGTCCGAGCGCCTGCGTCCCGGCTCTGCGCCCCAGAACTAG
- the groES gene encoding co-chaperone GroES, with the protein MKLTPLEDRLIVQAIEEEETTASGIVLPETAKEKPQRGKVLAVGEGKFGDDNERIPLDLAEGDEVLYSKYGGTEIKVDGEDLLVLRQSDVLAKVTG; encoded by the coding sequence ATGAAGCTCACGCCCCTTGAGGACCGCCTGATCGTTCAGGCGATCGAGGAGGAGGAGACGACTGCCAGCGGCATCGTCCTGCCGGAAACCGCGAAGGAGAAGCCGCAGCGGGGCAAGGTCCTCGCCGTCGGCGAGGGCAAGTTCGGCGACGACAACGAACGCATCCCGCTCGACCTCGCCGAGGGCGACGAGGTCCTCTACTCGAAGTACGGCGGCACCGAGATCAAGGTCGACGGCGAGGACCTCCTCGTCCTGCGCCAGTCGGACGTGCTCGCCAAGGTCACCGGCTAG
- the groL gene encoding chaperonin GroEL (60 kDa chaperone family; promotes refolding of misfolded polypeptides especially under stressful conditions; forms two stacked rings of heptamers to form a barrel-shaped 14mer; ends can be capped by GroES; misfolded proteins enter the barrel where they are refolded when GroES binds) produces the protein MAHKELKYDQAARQALEAGVDAVANAVKVTLGPKGRYVVLDKKFGAPTITNDGVTIAREIDVEDVFENQGAQLVREVATATNDVAGDGTTTATLLAQIIVRQGLKNVTAGANPLALRRGIEKAVDQVVESIQKQSKEVSGKEQIARVAAISAADDEIGDVIADAIDRVGKDGVVNVEEGQTFGMDLEFTEGMQFDKGYISPYMVTDQDRMEAVLEDPHVLIANQKIGSVRDVLPVLEQVIQAGKPILIIAEDVEGESLATLVVNKLRGTFTGVAVKAPGFGDRRKRMLEDIAILTGGEVITEEMGLKLENTQLSQLGRARRVVVAKDTTTIIDGAGDSAAIKGRINQIKTEVENTDSDFDREKLQERLAKLAGGVAVVKVGAATETEMKERKHRVEDALQATRAALEEGIVPGGGVALLQAEDSVKVDALDGDEQTGAKIILRALEEPVRQLADNAGLEGSVVVNDVRKAKKGHGLDAESGEIVDLVASGIIDPAMVTRSALQNAASIAKNILTTEAIVAEMPEKDGAGGMGGGGMPDMGGMM, from the coding sequence ATGGCTCACAAGGAGCTGAAGTACGACCAGGCGGCGCGCCAGGCCCTCGAGGCCGGCGTCGACGCGGTCGCCAATGCGGTCAAGGTCACGCTTGGCCCCAAGGGCCGCTACGTGGTCCTCGACAAGAAGTTCGGCGCCCCGACCATCACGAACGACGGCGTGACCATCGCTCGTGAGATCGATGTCGAGGACGTCTTCGAGAACCAGGGCGCGCAGCTCGTCCGCGAGGTGGCCACAGCCACCAACGACGTTGCGGGCGACGGCACCACCACCGCCACCCTGCTCGCGCAGATCATCGTGCGCCAGGGCCTGAAGAACGTCACGGCGGGCGCAAACCCGCTGGCGCTCCGCCGCGGCATCGAGAAGGCCGTGGACCAGGTCGTGGAGAGCATCCAGAAGCAGTCCAAGGAGGTCTCGGGCAAGGAGCAGATCGCCCGTGTCGCCGCGATCTCCGCCGCCGACGACGAGATCGGCGACGTGATCGCCGACGCCATCGACAGGGTGGGCAAGGACGGCGTCGTGAACGTCGAGGAGGGCCAGACCTTCGGGATGGACCTCGAGTTCACCGAGGGCATGCAGTTCGACAAGGGCTACATCTCGCCCTACATGGTCACCGACCAGGACCGCATGGAGGCCGTGCTCGAGGACCCGCACGTGCTCATCGCCAACCAGAAGATCGGCTCCGTGCGGGACGTGCTGCCCGTGCTCGAGCAGGTCATCCAGGCCGGCAAGCCGATCCTGATCATCGCCGAGGACGTCGAGGGCGAGTCCCTCGCCACCCTCGTGGTGAACAAGCTCCGCGGCACCTTCACGGGCGTCGCGGTCAAGGCGCCGGGCTTCGGCGACCGCCGCAAGCGCATGCTGGAGGACATCGCGATCCTCACCGGCGGCGAGGTCATCACCGAGGAGATGGGCCTCAAGCTCGAGAACACCCAGCTCTCGCAGCTCGGGCGCGCCCGCCGCGTGGTCGTGGCGAAGGACACCACGACCATCATCGACGGCGCGGGCGACTCGGCCGCGATCAAGGGCCGCATCAACCAGATCAAGACCGAGGTCGAGAACACCGACTCGGACTTCGACCGCGAGAAGCTGCAGGAGCGGCTGGCCAAGCTGGCCGGCGGCGTCGCGGTGGTCAAGGTCGGCGCCGCCACCGAGACCGAGATGAAGGAGCGCAAGCACCGCGTCGAGGACGCGCTGCAGGCCACCCGCGCGGCGCTGGAGGAGGGCATCGTGCCGGGCGGCGGCGTGGCGCTGCTCCAGGCCGAGGACTCGGTCAAGGTCGACGCCCTCGACGGCGACGAGCAGACCGGCGCGAAGATCATCCTCCGCGCGCTGGAGGAGCCGGTCCGCCAGCTCGCCGACAACGCGGGCCTGGAGGGCTCGGTCGTGGTCAACGACGTCCGCAAGGCGAAGAAGGGCCACGGCCTGGACGCCGAGTCGGGCGAGATCGTCGACCTCGTGGCCAGCGGCATCATCGACCCGGCGATGGTCACGCGCTCGGCGCTGCAGAACGCGGCCTCGATCGCGAAGAACATCCTCACCACGGAGGCGATCGTGGCGGAGATGCCCGAGAAGGACGGCGCCGGCGGCATGGGCGGCGGCGGCATGCCCGACATGGGCGGGATGATGTAG
- a CDS encoding NAD(P)H-binding protein, translating into MILLTGATGVVGSALLRRLIAAGTVPVRCLVRDPKRLGPERVRVQIALGDLSQPGSFRNAMRGVKTVVHLGAAIRDQERASIEELNGVATMRLVRAAERAGVERFFFFSAMNAALHSRSRFFRSKALAERAVAESALRTTTFAPSIVYTPGDPWLSLLERMSYLPAMPVSGAGRSLYQPIWADDVADCVMAALTHAGTGELGAGNGTPRRFELAGPETISYDGIVRVALRSFGRRRPLFHVPTPLVSRGLHLLERAAGDSAWATWDEAELMETPMTTSRGTADAEALGVVPLRMSAVLGAA; encoded by the coding sequence GTGATCCTCCTGACGGGCGCCACCGGGGTCGTGGGCAGCGCGCTGCTGCGCCGGCTGATCGCCGCCGGAACGGTGCCGGTGCGCTGCCTCGTGCGCGACCCCAAGCGGCTCGGTCCGGAGCGCGTGCGGGTGCAGATCGCCCTCGGGGACCTCTCCCAGCCCGGCTCGTTCCGCAACGCCATGCGCGGCGTCAAGACCGTCGTCCACCTCGGGGCCGCCATCCGCGACCAGGAGCGAGCCTCGATCGAGGAGCTCAACGGCGTGGCCACCATGCGCCTCGTCCGTGCGGCCGAGCGTGCCGGTGTCGAGCGCTTCTTCTTCTTCTCGGCGATGAACGCCGCGCTGCACTCACGCTCGCGTTTCTTCCGTTCCAAGGCGCTTGCCGAGCGCGCGGTGGCCGAGTCCGCCCTGCGCACGACCACTTTCGCCCCCTCGATCGTCTACACGCCGGGTGACCCCTGGCTGTCCCTGCTGGAGCGGATGTCCTACCTGCCGGCCATGCCGGTTTCCGGCGCCGGGCGTTCGCTGTACCAGCCGATCTGGGCCGACGACGTGGCCGACTGCGTCATGGCCGCGCTCACCCATGCGGGTACAGGCGAGCTGGGTGCCGGCAATGGCACTCCGCGCCGCTTCGAGCTCGCGGGCCCGGAGACCATCTCCTACGACGGCATCGTGCGCGTTGCCCTGCGCTCGTTCGGCCGCCGCCGTCCGCTGTTCCACGTGCCCACGCCCCTGGTCAGCCGCGGCCTGCACCTCCTCGAGCGCGCGGCGGGCGACAGCGCCTGGGCCACCTGGGACGAGGCCGAGCTGATGGAGACCCCGATGACCACGTCCCGCGGCACCGCGGACGCTGAGGCGCTCGGCGTGGTGCCGCTGCGGATGTCGGCGGTGCTGGGCGCGGCCTGA
- a CDS encoding D-glucuronyl C5-epimerase family protein — protein sequence MYSSRYARAREALRRLSGTRAAELRAVVGGAEKLAAGGRLSAGRMPAVFLELVRNERFWSRRGAPDPGRRFSFGRDPVILQYYPGQGLRIQPLASAAEANRLYNACRGYKTRPGTPCRKRTLGRLLDRLVELAARRGDFKAWEYYFPFSGGSAPWVSGMAQGTVIQALARGHRHLGGDDGYLDAAREGLGAFETPAPAGVAVPAPGGTHYAMYSQRPGLKVLNGFLQAVAGLQTYARVSGERRAWALFRAGDAAAQHAVPSFDTGGWSLYSKPGGESTVEYHRLVRDFLGNLCRRDGGRVYCRTERRFTSYVDEPPRLHVRPIRGARRGRPLRVRFRLSRNALVTVSARSEGGKTVFGRSLRLRRGSHEVRWTPRGSQHYRVKVSARDRRGKRASSSRLARVR from the coding sequence GTGTACAGCTCCCGCTACGCGCGCGCCCGTGAGGCGCTGCGACGCCTGAGCGGTACCCGGGCCGCCGAGCTGCGCGCGGTGGTGGGCGGCGCGGAGAAGCTGGCCGCGGGCGGGCGGCTGTCCGCGGGGAGGATGCCGGCGGTCTTCCTCGAGCTGGTGCGCAACGAGCGCTTCTGGTCGCGGCGCGGCGCGCCCGATCCCGGCCGCCGGTTCAGCTTCGGGCGCGACCCCGTGATCCTCCAGTACTACCCGGGCCAGGGGCTGAGGATCCAGCCGCTCGCCAGCGCTGCGGAGGCCAACCGCCTCTACAACGCCTGCCGCGGCTACAAGACGCGCCCCGGCACGCCCTGCCGCAAGCGCACGCTGGGGAGGTTGCTCGACCGGCTGGTGGAGCTGGCCGCCCGGCGCGGCGACTTCAAGGCCTGGGAGTACTACTTCCCCTTCTCCGGCGGCTCGGCGCCGTGGGTGAGCGGGATGGCGCAGGGCACCGTCATCCAGGCACTCGCACGAGGCCATCGCCATCTCGGCGGCGACGACGGCTATCTCGACGCCGCCCGCGAGGGCCTCGGCGCGTTCGAGACCCCGGCGCCCGCCGGCGTCGCGGTGCCGGCGCCCGGCGGCACCCACTACGCGATGTACTCGCAGCGCCCCGGCCTGAAGGTCCTCAACGGCTTCCTGCAGGCGGTGGCCGGGCTGCAGACCTACGCACGGGTGTCGGGAGAGCGCCGCGCCTGGGCACTCTTCCGCGCCGGCGACGCGGCGGCGCAGCACGCCGTGCCGAGCTTCGACACCGGCGGCTGGTCGCTCTACTCCAAGCCCGGCGGGGAGTCCACCGTGGAGTACCACCGGCTGGTCCGTGACTTCCTGGGCAACCTCTGCCGCCGCGACGGCGGGAGGGTCTACTGTCGCACCGAACGCCGCTTCACCAGCTACGTCGACGAGCCGCCGCGCCTGCACGTGCGGCCGATCCGCGGGGCGCGCAGGGGCCGCCCGCTGCGCGTGCGCTTCCGGCTGTCTCGCAACGCGCTCGTCACCGTGTCGGCCCGCTCGGAGGGCGGCAAGACCGTCTTCGGCCGCTCACTGCGACTGCGGCGCGGATCGCACGAGGTGCGCTGGACGCCGCGGGGCTCGCAGCATTACCGGGTGAAGGTCAGCGCCCGCGACCGGCGCGGCAAGCGAGCGAGCAGCAGCCGGCTGGCGCGCGTCCGCTGA
- a CDS encoding sulfite oxidase-like oxidoreductase produces MAITSRMLGARGRKQAQKLGIDPARVPPGQYLTERFPVLTVGPNPEYDLADWDLTVFGEVERELRLTWEELLALPQCDVVTDIHCVTRWSKLDTPWRGVLVRDVLGMAGVRPSGTHVMAYSDGGYTTNMPLEVARDDDVLLAHAYDGEPLEPDHGAPLRLLVPKRYFWKSAKFLRKLEVMSEDRMGFWELNGYHNDADPWREERHWF; encoded by the coding sequence GTGGCGATCACCTCCAGGATGCTCGGCGCGCGCGGGCGCAAGCAGGCACAGAAGCTGGGCATCGACCCCGCCCGGGTGCCTCCGGGCCAGTACCTCACCGAGCGCTTCCCGGTGCTCACGGTGGGACCTAACCCCGAGTACGACCTGGCGGACTGGGACCTCACCGTGTTCGGGGAGGTGGAGCGGGAGTTACGGCTGACCTGGGAGGAGCTGCTGGCCCTGCCCCAGTGCGACGTGGTGACCGACATCCACTGCGTCACGCGCTGGTCGAAGCTGGACACGCCGTGGCGCGGAGTGCTCGTCCGCGACGTGCTCGGCATGGCCGGCGTCAGGCCATCGGGCACGCACGTGATGGCCTACTCGGACGGCGGCTACACCACGAACATGCCGCTGGAGGTGGCGCGCGACGACGACGTCCTGCTCGCCCACGCCTACGACGGCGAGCCGCTGGAGCCCGACCACGGCGCGCCGCTGCGGCTGCTGGTGCCCAAGCGCTACTTCTGGAAGTCCGCCAAGTTCCTGCGCAAGCTCGAGGTGATGAGCGAGGACCGCATGGGCTTCTGGGAGCTCAACGGCTACCACAACGACGCGGACCCGTGGCGCGAAGAGCGCCACTGGTTCTAG
- a CDS encoding ferredoxin family protein gives MAYVIAEPCIGTKDNSCVEVCPVDCIHPTPDEPDYDAVEMLYIDPEECIDCDACVEACPVDACFAEDQLPDEWSKFTELNANYFKSNA, from the coding sequence ATGGCCTACGTCATCGCAGAGCCGTGCATAGGCACCAAGGACAACTCCTGCGTCGAGGTCTGCCCGGTCGACTGCATCCACCCCACGCCGGACGAGCCCGACTACGACGCCGTCGAGATGCTCTACATCGACCCCGAGGAGTGCATCGACTGCGACGCGTGCGTCGAGGCCTGCCCGGTCGACGCCTGCTTCGCCGAGGACCAGCTCCCCGACGAGTGGTCGAAGTTCACCGAGCTCAACGCGAACTACTTCAAGTCGAACGCGTAG
- a CDS encoding ribonuclease D, which translates to MVEVHRAQRELLQVERVDPAHIARLARETGAIAVDTEFVSERRYQALLCLVQTAVEGPDGVEIALFDPLDADLDPAPLAEVLADPEVEVVMHAGRQDVALLRRVWGTAVRGLFDTQVAAGFSGYGNQTGYADLVHSLLKVRPRRSEGFTRWDARPLAPEQLEYARADVEHLQAAADTLKERLEASGRLDWAREECRPLESASDERNPDLAYASLPKLGRLNGQQRAVAYELAGWRDEAARRADRPPSTFMPDHVLAETARKMPEDREALKKIRGMPERTVGRNHRDVVAAVERGRHAEPLPFEERRVDTEKADAPLVSLAQALVRQRSMEAEIAVELIATQSDLTRIVASVRSGAELDGGRALEGWRRELVGAELLELLSGRLSARVERGRLRVEPTGS; encoded by the coding sequence GTGGTCGAAGTTCACCGAGCTCAACGCGAACTACTTCAAGTCGAACGCGTAGACCCAGCCCATATCGCCCGGCTCGCACGCGAGACAGGCGCCATCGCGGTCGACACGGAGTTCGTCTCCGAGCGCCGCTACCAGGCCCTGCTGTGCCTGGTGCAGACCGCGGTGGAGGGGCCCGACGGCGTCGAGATCGCGCTCTTCGACCCGCTCGACGCGGATCTCGACCCCGCTCCCCTCGCCGAGGTCCTGGCCGACCCCGAGGTGGAGGTGGTCATGCACGCCGGCCGCCAGGACGTGGCGTTGCTGCGGCGCGTCTGGGGCACCGCGGTGCGCGGCCTCTTCGACACCCAGGTGGCGGCCGGCTTCTCCGGCTACGGCAACCAGACCGGCTACGCCGACCTCGTTCACAGCCTGCTGAAGGTCCGCCCCAGGCGCTCGGAGGGCTTTACCCGCTGGGACGCCCGTCCGCTCGCCCCCGAGCAGCTCGAGTACGCGCGCGCCGACGTCGAGCACCTGCAGGCGGCGGCGGACACGCTGAAGGAGCGCCTGGAGGCGTCCGGACGGCTCGACTGGGCACGGGAGGAGTGCCGCCCGCTGGAGTCCGCGAGCGACGAGCGCAACCCGGACCTGGCCTACGCGTCGCTGCCCAAGCTCGGGCGCCTGAACGGCCAGCAGCGTGCCGTGGCATACGAGCTGGCGGGCTGGCGCGACGAGGCCGCCCGCCGGGCCGACCGCCCGCCGTCGACCTTCATGCCCGACCACGTGCTGGCGGAAACGGCGCGGAAGATGCCCGAGGATCGCGAGGCCCTCAAGAAGATCCGCGGCATGCCCGAGCGAACGGTGGGACGCAACCACCGCGACGTGGTGGCCGCTGTGGAGCGCGGCCGCCACGCCGAGCCGCTGCCCTTCGAGGAGCGTCGCGTGGACACGGAGAAGGCTGACGCCCCGCTCGTCTCCCTGGCGCAGGCGCTGGTGCGCCAGCGCTCGATGGAGGCGGAGATCGCGGTGGAGCTGATCGCGACCCAGTCGGACCTCACGCGCATCGTCGCGTCCGTCCGCAGCGGCGCGGAGCTGGACGGCGGGCGGGCGCTCGAGGGCTGGCGCCGCGAGCTCGTGGGTGCCGAGCTGCTGGAGCTGCTGAGCGGGCGCCTCAGCGCCCGCGTGGAGCGCGGCAGGCTGCGCGTGGAGCCGACGGGAAGCTAG